ACTCATTACGATTTTCCTGTCTGACTGATTCTGCTTGTTTTAAATACTGTTGATGTAGTTCGGCCACAAGAGGGGGAATATCCTGTTCATTGCTGTGGTTAACGATGACATCATCTGCCTTTTCCAGTCTGTCCTGACGGCTGGCTTGTGCAGCCAGAATATTTTCTACTTGCTCACGGCTCACTCCATCACGGGCCATGGTTCGGGTGATCTGTATTTCAATTGGGACATCAACAACTAAAACACGATCTGCCAAATGCATTAAATTGTTTTCAATGAGCAAAGGAACGACCCAGATGACATAGGGGGTGGTTACTTGGTTTAATTGCCGTTGTGTTTCCACTTGGATCAGTGGATGTAAAAGTGCGTTGAGCCACTGTTTTTCTTTCGGGACAGCAAAAACTTTTTGGCGCAGCATGGCACGATTAAGGCTACCATCGGGCAATAATATGTCGGCTCCAAAGTGCTCTGCGATTGCTTGTAGTGCGGGAGTGCCAGGGGCTACAACTTCTCTGGCGATAATATCTGCATCAACAAGCGTGACACCAAGGGATGAAAATACATTAGAGATAGTCGTTTTACCGCTACCAATTCCACCTGTAAGTGCAACAATATAAGTCATTCTATCCCTTTAAAGATCTCTGATAGCATAATCAAATTGTAACTCAAGGAAAGCTGATGAGCTATAAACAAACACGTACAATTCTTGCTTTTACAGCCCTGAGAAAAGATAACGAAACATGTAAATACTTTGTTAGGTTAATATGGTGCCTAATTGAAAAATAGGCAGGTACATAGCCAGTAATAATAAACCGACGATTAAGGCCATTATTAGCATCAACAAAGGTTCTAATGATTGAACCAAACTATCAGCAAGGTTGATTGATTTTTCTTGATACCATTCTGCAAGATTGAATAAAAATAATTCTAATTCTCCTGACTCTTCACCTATCATGACAAATTGTTGACATAACGCAGGGAAATATGTTGTTTGTTTTAATGCGTCACTCATTGGAATGCCTTGTTGAATTTGCCTGTGTAGGTTTTTCACTCCTGCGATAAAAACAGGATGCTGGGTTGCACTGAGGGCACATTCAAGCCCTGCCATTAGTGTTAATCCAGCTTTCTGTGTCATGAAAAGGATATGGAATATTTGATTAGTCTGTTGATAAATCGTAAGTTGCTTAAAAATAGGAATTTTCAGGAAAACCATTTTTTCTTTTGCTTTAAAAATAGGAAAATGGTGGCGTAGCGATAAATAACTGGTTAACAATATAAATATTATTAACAGTAGTAATACGCCATGATGGATCAATAAATCAGAGCCTGATAGAACCCATTGTGTTAACAAGGGCAGGGTGGCATTTAGCGAAGAATAGACTTGCCTAAATTCTGGCAGAACAAAAATCAACATAAGAATAATAACCAAAAAGCTTACAAAAGCGACTATTAAGGGATAGTGATAAGCCTTTTTTATTTTCTTTCCCAACCTATTTTGCTGTTCCAGGCGATTAATGATTAATTGGCAGCAGTTTTCAAGCTGGCCGGTTTGTTCTCCTACTGCGATAAGTTGACAAAACAAGGGAGAAAATAACTTCGGATAGTATTCAAGTGTTGTAGAGAATGATTCTCCTTGACGAATTTTCTGAATCATATCTGCTAATACACATCGCCACAGAGCATATTTACACTCTTGCAGTAAAATAGTCAGTCCCTTGAGTAAAGGGATACCTGAAGTCAGTAACGTACTTAACTGGTGAATAAAATGCAGGCGATAGGCAACTTCCTTTTTGCTGTAATAAATGATTTTTTTACATTTAATGGTATAGGGTTGAAGATCGAGATGGCTGAGGTATTGGAATACACTTTTTTTACTGTAACCAATACTTTCCCCTGTGATGGCTTTTCCATTCTTGTTAATTGCCTGCCACTGGTAAATATATTCTATTTTCATACTGTTTCATGGCCTGTAATCTGATAAATCTCTTCAAGAGTAGTTATTCCTTTTTCCGCTAATGTCAGCCCTGCTGAAAAAAGCGTTGCATTTTGTTGTGAGGCAAATAAATGTGAAAGGCTGGCGTTAGAACACTCAGACAGAGCTTGCTGAAGTTCCGGTTTGATTTCGAGAAATTCATAGATGGCAGTTCTGCCGTAATAGCCAGAGAAACAGTGATCACAACCAACTGCATTCCATTTTTTTATGGAGAATGATTGTTTTATAGAATCCGGTGTTACAGAAATAGACTCCTCTGTTGAACCAGTAATATTAGGAATAACTGTGGGAATACTGTCTTGTTGTCGACAATGGGGGCAGAGCTTACGAACCAGCCGCTGTGCAATAATCAATTTCACACATGAGGTTGTGGTATAACCTGAAATTCCCAGGTTATGCAGGCGAGATAACGTATCAAGAGTGGAATTAGTATGTAGTGTTGATAAAACCAAGTGACCTGTTTGGGCTGCTTTCATTGATATTTCAGCAGTTTCATTATCACGGATCTCACCAACCATAATGATATCGGGATCTTGCCGCAATAATGCCCTGAGAATTTTGGCAAAATCGAGACCAATCTTGTTATTCACAGGTGTTTGGTTGATGCCATTTAAAGGAATTTCGACAGGATCTTCAACACTACAGATATTCTTTTTAGTTTGGTTTAAATATTGTAGACAGCTATATAATGTGACTGTCTTTCCGCTGCCAGTCGGGCCAGTGACCAAAATCATTCCTTGTGGTAAATGGAGTTTCTGTTTTAAAAGGTGTAATTGTGGTTCAGGCAACCCCAATTGTTCCAGGGATAGCTGGTGTATAGTATTTAAAATACGCAGGACTATTTTTTCCCCATGCAGTGTGGGGAGTGTTGATATACGAATCGCATAACTGTTTTTGTTGTCATTCCAGTCAAATTGCCCATCTTGAGGCTGACGTTTTTCAGCAATGTTGAGCTTTGCCATGATTTTTAAGCGGGCAGGAATACCCGTATTCATTTGAGGAGGCGGTGTCTGCATGGTATGTAATGTACCATCAACTCGAATACGTATTTGATAGCCACGTTGAGATGGTTCAAAATGGATATCTGAAGCTCTTTTTTGTATTGACGTTAATATCGTTTGATTAATTAATTGAATAACCGGTGTATCTATTTCCTCATCATGGAGATTATTGGTTTTTATTGTGTCATTGTAATGAACATAATTGCTATCAAGGCGTTCTATACAGTACGATTCCTCTTCATTATTTTCTGAGCAGTAATTTCTTTCTGGTATTAATGAATTTTTTTCTGTCAACATGGATTCTATTTTTGCTTGTGGCCAGATATCTACATTAACGATTAAACCTGAAATAAATCTCAGTGCAGAAATAAAATCTTCATTAGGTGATTTACTACAGGCAATTGTGAGAATATGGAAATCTTTTTTTATAAAAATGGCCTGATGTTGTTGACATAGCTCTTTTATTTCTTTTTCCATTAAGAGATGTTCCTTATTTATCATTATCTTTATTCCTTTAGTATTGGCGTTGCGTGATTATTTTATTTTAAACTTAAAGCCTGTTGGGAATGACAAGAGGTGTTTAAAATTTTAAGGTTTCCTGACATTTTAGTTTTAATGATTCATTGTTAGATTCACAAATCGCTTGCCATTGAGTGAAACCAGTTTTTGTATCTTGAATAGGTTTTAACGTGGTATGGAGTCCGTTGAGGTTTTGCTGACCTACTACCGTTATCTCCCCATCTTTTACTGAAATGGTGCTGATATAGCGGCTATTGTGGCCTGATGGAATGGAAGGGTGACCAGAGTGACAATCTTTGTAATTTTCAGCTT
The sequence above is drawn from the Xenorhabdus ishibashii genome and encodes:
- the coaE gene encoding dephospho-CoA kinase (Dephospho-CoA kinase (CoaE) performs the final step in coenzyme A biosynthesis.), whose translation is MTYIVALTGGIGSGKTTISNVFSSLGVTLVDADIIAREVVAPGTPALQAIAEHFGADILLPDGSLNRAMLRQKVFAVPKEKQWLNALLHPLIQVETQRQLNQVTTPYVIWVVPLLIENNLMHLADRVLVVDVPIEIQITRTMARDGVSREQVENILAAQASRQDRLEKADDVIVNHSNEQDIPPLVAELHQQYLKQAESVRQENRNE
- the hofC gene encoding protein transport protein HofC, with amino-acid sequence MKIEYIYQWQAINKNGKAITGESIGYSKKSVFQYLSHLDLQPYTIKCKKIIYYSKKEVAYRLHFIHQLSTLLTSGIPLLKGLTILLQECKYALWRCVLADMIQKIRQGESFSTTLEYYPKLFSPLFCQLIAVGEQTGQLENCCQLIINRLEQQNRLGKKIKKAYHYPLIVAFVSFLVIILMLIFVLPEFRQVYSSLNATLPLLTQWVLSGSDLLIHHGVLLLLIIFILLTSYLSLRHHFPIFKAKEKMVFLKIPIFKQLTIYQQTNQIFHILFMTQKAGLTLMAGLECALSATQHPVFIAGVKNLHRQIQQGIPMSDALKQTTYFPALCQQFVMIGEESGELELFLFNLAEWYQEKSINLADSLVQSLEPLLMLIMALIVGLLLLAMYLPIFQLGTILT
- the gspE gene encoding type II secretion system protein GspE produces the protein MINKEHLLMEKEIKELCQQHQAIFIKKDFHILTIACSKSPNEDFISALRFISGLIVNVDIWPQAKIESMLTEKNSLIPERNYCSENNEEESYCIERLDSNYVHYNDTIKTNNLHDEEIDTPVIQLINQTILTSIQKRASDIHFEPSQRGYQIRIRVDGTLHTMQTPPPQMNTGIPARLKIMAKLNIAEKRQPQDGQFDWNDNKNSYAIRISTLPTLHGEKIVLRILNTIHQLSLEQLGLPEPQLHLLKQKLHLPQGMILVTGPTGSGKTVTLYSCLQYLNQTKKNICSVEDPVEIPLNGINQTPVNNKIGLDFAKILRALLRQDPDIIMVGEIRDNETAEISMKAAQTGHLVLSTLHTNSTLDTLSRLHNLGISGYTTTSCVKLIIAQRLVRKLCPHCRQQDSIPTVIPNITGSTEESISVTPDSIKQSFSIKKWNAVGCDHCFSGYYGRTAIYEFLEIKPELQQALSECSNASLSHLFASQQNATLFSAGLTLAEKGITTLEEIYQITGHETV
- the ppdD gene encoding prepilin peptidase-dependent pilin, whose translation is MKQQGFTLIEVMVVMAIVSILGAIAIPSYQGYIQKAALTDMLQAIVPYKSGVELCRFEAENYKDCHSGHPSIPSGHNSRYISTISVKDGEITVVGQQNLNGLHTTLKPIQDTKTGFTQWQAICESNNESLKLKCQETLKF